In one Leptospiraceae bacterium genomic region, the following are encoded:
- a CDS encoding UPF0175 family protein: MTEILIEPFSKLVEIYNSPEEFYKEAFYSLSITQPEVKINFAIYLYKEEIVSLEKASEIAGMSIFEFKEVLRIKNIELKTYIGTPEDIDKEIELLK; encoded by the coding sequence ATGACTGAAATCCTGATAGAACCATTTTCAAAGCTGGTAGAGATTTACAATTCTCCAGAAGAATTTTACAAAGAAGCATTTTATAGCCTATCTATCACACAACCGGAAGTAAAAATTAATTTTGCGATTTATTTATACAAAGAAGAAATTGTTTCTTTAGAAAAAGCTTCTGAAATTGCAGGAATGTCTATTTTTGAATTTAAAGAAGTTTTACGTATAAAAAATATAGAATTGAAAACCTATATAGGAACTCCAGAAGATATAGATAAAGAAATCGAGCTTTTAAAGTAA
- a CDS encoding DUF1887 family protein — MKIQICLLSAQPIPNLLPLCAEELKPDKVILLTSKDMEYVAKRMIPIIEDWGIQYEKREIDAYNLSKIKRTCLDVLNTYEDEDIYVNITGGTKIMSVGAYEVFQLMGKHIFYVNTAENQIHILTNNRIIPYKNWIDVETYLRAYGQKAKSDQNEFFNKYLPVLQNLFSEMESWEQKFRESTIGILNYYTKLEDNLSYPHRVPLDRKHTQRKDLLELIGLFAKYKLLDFQNEMISIPGEAQHKFINGGWLEALTYFKVSRIPGTDIKTGLEIEYDNGKTSNEYDVVFTYLNRLFLIECKTSNIRHGDMGVNVIYKLNTLKDFAGGLFAKGMLVSFQNLSHHHKNRLAEYKLKYTEELKDLDTRIKNWIK; from the coding sequence ATGAAAATACAAATCTGTCTTCTATCCGCCCAGCCCATCCCCAATCTGTTACCTCTCTGTGCTGAAGAACTAAAGCCCGATAAGGTAATCCTTCTCACTTCCAAAGACATGGAATATGTAGCGAAAAGAATGATTCCGATCATTGAAGACTGGGGAATTCAGTATGAAAAAAGAGAAATAGATGCCTACAACCTTTCTAAAATTAAAAGAACCTGCCTTGATGTTTTAAATACCTATGAAGATGAAGACATCTATGTAAACATTACCGGTGGAACCAAGATTATGTCTGTCGGAGCGTATGAAGTGTTTCAGCTCATGGGAAAACATATTTTCTATGTAAATACGGCTGAAAATCAAATTCATATACTAACGAATAACCGGATTATCCCCTATAAAAACTGGATCGATGTTGAGACTTATCTACGTGCCTACGGTCAAAAAGCTAAAAGTGATCAGAATGAGTTTTTTAATAAATATCTTCCTGTTTTACAAAACCTTTTTTCTGAAATGGAAAGCTGGGAACAGAAATTTAGAGAATCGACCATCGGGATTTTAAACTATTATACAAAACTTGAAGATAATCTATCCTACCCTCACAGAGTTCCCCTGGATAGAAAACACACACAACGTAAAGACCTCTTAGAGTTAATTGGATTATTCGCCAAATATAAACTCCTTGATTTTCAAAATGAAATGATCAGTATTCCCGGTGAAGCACAGCATAAGTTTATCAACGGAGGCTGGCTCGAAGCTCTGACCTATTTCAAAGTCTCCCGGATTCCGGGAACCGATATTAAGACGGGTCTTGAAATAGAATACGATAATGGAAAAACATCTAACGAATACGATGTGGTATTCACTTATCTGAATCGCCTGTTTCTCATAGAATGCAAGACTTCCAATATTCGACACGGAGACATGGGAGTAAATGTAATTTATAAATTGAATACATTAAAAGACTTTGCCGGGGGATTATTTGCAAAAGGAATGCTGGTTTCTTTTCAAAACCTCTCTCACCATCATAAAAACAGACTGGCAGAATATAAGTTGAAATATACTGAAGAACTGAAAGATTTGGATACACGTATCAAGAACTGGATAAAATAA